The proteins below are encoded in one region of Sulfolobus islandicus Y.N.15.51:
- the gdS-2 gene encoding hexaprenyl pyrophosphate synthase encodes MSIIEFWLEAKTTIDKLIEQFLNSNRDWDLVDISTYILKDGKRFRGTLNMFFTVALGGDIKDSYGGALAIEILHSASLALDDIVDLDVTRRGDKAAWVIYGNRKVIFITNYLIPTALRIIQTSYGDDALNTSIELWKDTSVGALRDMYDNNDYIRTIELKTGSLFKLSTVLSAYASKHYNTKQQMLDVGKYLGIIYQIIDDFVDYKTKKLEEIDGSAKQLFKYYREGKLEEYVRSVYLEYKQKYDELISNIPFQSKYISEIRSLPEFLANGLLKEANIDKI; translated from the coding sequence TTGAGCATCATAGAGTTTTGGCTAGAAGCTAAGACTACTATAGACAAATTAATCGAACAATTTCTAAATTCAAATAGGGATTGGGATCTAGTTGATATAAGTACTTATATTCTTAAAGATGGTAAGCGCTTTAGGGGAACTTTAAACATGTTCTTTACTGTTGCTTTAGGTGGAGATATTAAGGACTCTTACGGTGGTGCTTTGGCTATTGAAATTTTACATTCTGCTTCTTTAGCTTTAGACGATATAGTTGACCTTGATGTGACTAGGAGAGGTGATAAAGCTGCGTGGGTTATATACGGAAATAGGAAAGTAATATTCATAACCAATTATCTTATTCCCACTGCTCTCAGGATAATTCAGACTTCTTATGGTGACGATGCGTTAAATACGAGCATTGAGTTGTGGAAAGACACTTCAGTTGGCGCTTTAAGGGATATGTATGATAATAATGATTACATACGAACAATTGAGTTAAAAACTGGTAGTTTATTTAAGCTTTCCACAGTGTTATCTGCATATGCTTCTAAGCACTATAATACGAAACAACAGATGTTGGATGTTGGCAAGTATTTAGGAATAATCTATCAAATAATAGACGACTTTGTTGACTATAAAACTAAGAAATTAGAGGAGATAGATGGTAGTGCCAAGCAATTATTCAAGTATTACAGAGAGGGAAAGTTGGAAGAGTATGTTAGGTCAGTATATTTAGAATATAAGCAAAAATATGATGAGCTAATAAGTAACATTCCCTTCCAATCTAAATATATTAGTGAGATACGATCCCTTCCAGAGTTCTTAGCTAACGGTCTTCTAAAGGAGGCTAACATAGATAAGATTTAA
- a CDS encoding metallophosphoesterase family protein — protein sequence MKILVMSNIRFPEPHVESMLSSIIKKEEPEVIVLNGDTTQCYWDYECPRVIDVLYVIRSIAPWAQIIYVQGDMDPHAIKCITAEPRYREEIIGTTMYIAEAASVKYHIIHGHQGEIDQLRKSIGAGPWDWLVIGQYKRLEIDKLARVLYSGGITREFPPEARGYVVITDSNFYIRNLRT from the coding sequence ATGAAGATATTAGTAATGAGCAATATTAGATTCCCCGAACCTCATGTTGAAAGTATGTTATCAAGTATTATAAAGAAGGAGGAGCCAGAAGTTATAGTATTAAATGGTGATACTACCCAATGCTATTGGGACTATGAGTGTCCTAGAGTCATTGATGTGCTCTACGTTATTAGGAGTATAGCTCCCTGGGCTCAGATAATATACGTTCAAGGAGATATGGATCCTCATGCAATAAAATGTATAACTGCAGAACCCAGATATAGGGAGGAAATAATTGGTACAACTATGTATATTGCGGAAGCAGCCTCTGTCAAATACCACATTATTCATGGACACCAGGGAGAAATAGATCAGTTGAGGAAAAGTATTGGGGCTGGACCATGGGATTGGCTAGTAATAGGACAATATAAGAGGTTAGAAATCGATAAACTAGCAAGAGTATTATATAGTGGTGGTATCACTAGGGAATTTCCGCCAGAAGCAAGAGGTTATGTAGTTATCACTGACTCAAATTTTTACATTAGGAATCTCAGAACCTAA
- a CDS encoding isoaspartyl peptidase/L-asparaginase, with protein sequence MRYNLPVLVIHGGAGSWQIVNQDKAKLTISEALERGYYEFRKGSALEAVVEAIYYMEESGVFDAGKGSVRNSAGYIEMDAGIMIGNTLQVGGIMGLREGSAIKKALEILLQNRHVLMIGSGDNTSNNKNAISESKVSGDTVGAVALDQHGNLVAGTSTGGIKGKLPGRVGDSPIPGAGYYATPNVAVSSTGIGEIILRMLPAKEVDILVSLGFTIDDALRAVINKITKIFGKDNIGMIGLDKYGNASAYYNTKGMARGVISSDGVKKVYVFEGEI encoded by the coding sequence GTGAGATATAATTTACCAGTACTCGTAATACACGGCGGAGCAGGAAGTTGGCAAATAGTTAATCAAGATAAGGCGAAACTGACAATAAGCGAAGCGTTAGAGAGAGGATATTATGAGTTTAGGAAAGGTTCTGCGCTTGAAGCCGTAGTAGAGGCCATATACTATATGGAGGAGTCTGGAGTTTTCGATGCTGGAAAAGGTAGTGTAAGAAACTCAGCTGGATATATTGAAATGGACGCTGGAATAATGATAGGTAATACACTTCAAGTGGGGGGTATTATGGGATTGAGAGAAGGTAGCGCGATAAAAAAGGCTTTGGAAATCTTACTTCAAAATAGGCATGTATTAATGATAGGTAGTGGCGATAATACTTCTAATAATAAGAATGCAATTTCAGAAAGTAAGGTTTCCGGAGATACTGTAGGTGCAGTAGCTCTAGACCAACATGGTAATCTAGTTGCCGGAACTAGCACTGGTGGGATAAAGGGAAAATTACCGGGTAGAGTTGGGGATTCTCCTATTCCGGGCGCAGGCTATTACGCAACGCCGAATGTAGCTGTTTCTAGTACTGGAATTGGTGAGATAATTTTAAGGATGTTACCAGCTAAAGAAGTTGATATTTTAGTCTCATTGGGTTTCACTATTGATGATGCACTAAGAGCTGTGATAAACAAAATAACTAAAATTTTTGGAAAAGATAATATAGGAATGATAGGATTAGATAAATATGGAAATGCCTCGGCTTACTATAATACAAAAGGGATGGCTAGAGGTGTCATTTCCTCAGATGGAGTTAAGAAAGTGTATGTCTTCGAGGGTGAGATCTAA
- a CDS encoding phosphoribosyltransferase, translating to MPKIPVKVVTWDEIVSLSTKLAEKIKDDNYDVDVIIAIARGGLVPARLVADVLGVFDILSIKIEHWIVTASHAPEAKVKYPFKVDLSDKNVIIVDDITDTGDSIELARKYVMENFGPKEVKTATLQYIKPAAKIMPDYYAEEIVNWAWFMYPWNYWEDEINLVNKILVERKTKDIDLNELKKNFVENYGINDPPISLDKILMEMKRRKII from the coding sequence TTGCCCAAAATACCAGTGAAAGTAGTCACATGGGATGAAATAGTAAGTCTTTCTACTAAATTGGCCGAGAAAATTAAAGATGATAATTATGATGTGGATGTGATAATTGCGATAGCAAGAGGAGGTTTAGTTCCAGCTAGATTAGTGGCTGACGTCTTAGGTGTTTTTGATATATTATCAATAAAGATAGAGCATTGGATAGTGACAGCATCTCATGCTCCAGAGGCTAAGGTGAAATATCCATTTAAGGTTGACCTATCAGATAAGAACGTAATTATAGTAGATGATATAACAGATACTGGAGATAGCATAGAATTAGCACGGAAATATGTAATGGAAAATTTTGGACCAAAAGAAGTTAAAACAGCAACTTTACAATATATAAAACCAGCTGCAAAAATAATGCCAGATTACTACGCAGAAGAGATTGTAAACTGGGCTTGGTTTATGTATCCTTGGAATTACTGGGAGGACGAAATTAACTTAGTGAACAAAATCCTGGTAGAAAGGAAAACAAAGGATATAGACTTAAATGAGCTTAAAAAGAATTTTGTTGAAAATTATGGAATAAATGACCCACCAATCTCATTAGATAAAATACTAATGGAAATGAAAAGAAGAAAAATAATCTAA
- a CDS encoding ParA family protein produces the protein MTTNIVRVLSIKGGVGKSSIAYALARTISASGYKVLFLDMDNLHTISRVLGVKDCELTYVRDLFVFACDDFSKISFTNYEYVIIDTYSGISSETLSVIKGDLIYNIFISDFSSIDNSLSYIKEWNGKRSINLLVVNMVIVEDNEYDILLRKFFDSLALKSNVKINKVFLFFFDENYYGSYKVDLNHIELIASYVLGGIGESDP, from the coding sequence TTGACAACCAATATTGTCAGAGTTTTAAGTATTAAGGGTGGTGTCGGTAAAAGCTCTATAGCTTATGCGTTAGCGAGAACCATCTCTGCTTCTGGGTATAAGGTATTATTTTTAGATATGGATAACCTTCACACCATTTCGAGAGTATTGGGAGTTAAGGATTGTGAGTTAACATACGTAAGGGATTTATTCGTATTTGCATGTGATGATTTTAGTAAAATTTCTTTTACCAACTATGAATATGTGATAATTGATACTTATTCTGGGATCTCCAGTGAAACGCTTTCAGTTATTAAGGGGGATCTTATTTACAATATTTTTATTTCAGACTTTTCTTCTATTGATAATTCTTTAAGTTATATAAAAGAGTGGAATGGTAAGAGAAGTATTAATCTCTTAGTTGTAAATATGGTCATAGTGGAAGATAACGAGTATGATATTTTATTACGAAAGTTTTTTGATTCCTTGGCTCTTAAAAGTAATGTGAAGATAAATAAGGTATTTTTGTTTTTCTTCGACGAAAATTATTATGGATCCTATAAAGTTGATCTAAATCATATAGAACTCATAGCTAGTTATGTACTAGGTGGAATAGGTGAATCTGATCCTTAG
- a CDS encoding ATP-grasp domain-containing protein: MHESEKVTKASKQLLLEIKNRNHSAYYIRISKLNAEITEKGIEFTYSGKKIDIDGGLIRNLGFISTTEQFIKRLDVLRELERSGVVLMNRPDSMLLARDKFASLMRMRRAGIPVPNTALVEDPFEVMRLVERWGEVVIKPVVGSLGLGSVKVSDPDIAFRVAKAILSVNQPVYVQKYVKKPDRDIRVIVIGDRVLGSIYRISKSGWKTNIAQGATAQVLIPDAELEEISLKSVRVLGLDYAGIDIIEDVENGGYKIIEVNAAPLWDGFEAATNINPAKYIAAHLIEKIRR, from the coding sequence ATCCATGAATCTGAGAAAGTAACTAAGGCTTCTAAGCAACTTTTATTGGAAATAAAAAATAGGAATCATAGTGCCTATTATATTAGAATTTCTAAATTGAATGCAGAAATAACAGAAAAGGGTATAGAATTCACATATAGTGGAAAGAAAATTGACATAGATGGTGGGCTAATAAGGAATTTAGGCTTCATCTCCACCACTGAACAATTCATAAAAAGACTCGACGTATTGAGGGAGCTAGAAAGAAGTGGAGTAGTATTAATGAATAGGCCAGATTCTATGTTGTTGGCCAGGGATAAATTTGCAAGTTTAATGCGAATGAGAAGAGCGGGTATTCCAGTTCCAAACACTGCCTTAGTCGAAGATCCCTTTGAAGTTATGCGATTAGTAGAAAGGTGGGGTGAAGTTGTAATAAAACCCGTAGTGGGAAGTCTTGGTTTAGGATCTGTTAAAGTTTCAGATCCGGATATAGCATTTAGAGTAGCAAAGGCCATTTTATCAGTAAACCAACCAGTTTACGTTCAAAAATATGTGAAGAAACCAGATAGGGATATTAGAGTAATTGTAATTGGTGATAGGGTTTTAGGGAGTATATATAGGATATCAAAAAGCGGATGGAAGACTAATATAGCTCAAGGTGCTACAGCACAAGTTTTAATTCCAGATGCTGAATTGGAGGAGATAAGTTTAAAGAGTGTTAGAGTGCTTGGTCTGGATTATGCTGGGATAGATATTATAGAAGATGTAGAGAACGGTGGTTACAAGATAATTGAAGTCAATGCAGCGCCTTTATGGGATGGATTTGAGGCAGCTACAAACATTAATCCAGCTAAATATATTGCCGCGCATTTAATAGAAAAGATTAGGAGATGA
- a CDS encoding Lrp/AsnC family transcriptional regulator produces the protein MNSSFYYLDDIDKKILNILQQDSRIPFSRLAKMLNLSEATIYVRIKRLKENGVIRGFYTEIDFDKIGLSVVAFILIKADPKKYDNILKQLVEMKEIYEIYDVTGEYYAVLKVRVPTREDLAKVLDKIGNMDGVTSTYTMLVLRSIKDKKELDL, from the coding sequence TTGAATTCCTCATTTTATTATCTTGACGATATTGATAAAAAGATACTTAATATACTACAACAAGATTCACGAATACCTTTCTCTAGACTAGCTAAGATGCTCAATTTGAGTGAGGCTACAATATATGTTAGAATAAAGAGGTTAAAGGAAAATGGTGTAATTAGGGGTTTTTATACTGAAATAGATTTCGATAAGATTGGACTCAGCGTTGTAGCTTTTATATTAATAAAAGCGGATCCCAAGAAATATGATAACATACTAAAACAATTAGTGGAAATGAAAGAGATTTATGAAATTTATGATGTAACTGGAGAATACTATGCAGTACTGAAAGTGAGAGTACCAACTAGAGAAGATTTGGCAAAAGTATTAGATAAGATAGGAAATATGGATGGAGTTACATCAACTTATACGATGCTTGTACTTAGATCAATAAAGGATAAGAAAGAGCTTGATCTTTGA
- a CDS encoding S-methyl-5'-thioadenosine phosphorylase → MIEENEKASIGIIGGSGLYDPGIFSESKERKVYTPYGEPSDLITIGKIGNKTVAFLPRHGRRHRIPPHKINYRANIWALKELGVRWVISVSAVGSLRIDYKPGDFVIPDQFIDMTKKRDYTFFDGPVVAHVSMADPFCNSLRKLALETAKELNIRTHESGTYICIEGPRFSTRAESRTWREVYKADIIGMTLVPEVNLACEAQMCYATIAMVTDYDVFAEIPVTAEEVTRVMAENTEKAKKLLYALIQRLPEKPEEGSCSCCNSLKTALV, encoded by the coding sequence ATGATTGAGGAAAATGAAAAAGCCTCGATAGGAATTATTGGTGGTTCTGGGTTATATGATCCGGGTATTTTTTCGGAGAGTAAGGAAAGAAAAGTATATACACCATATGGAGAACCTAGCGATTTAATAACGATAGGTAAAATCGGAAATAAGACTGTAGCATTCTTGCCTAGACACGGAAGGAGACATAGAATTCCTCCTCACAAAATAAACTATAGGGCTAATATTTGGGCATTAAAAGAACTCGGAGTTAGATGGGTGATTTCAGTTTCTGCAGTAGGTAGCTTAAGAATTGACTATAAACCCGGTGATTTTGTTATACCAGATCAATTTATAGATATGACAAAGAAAAGAGATTACACCTTCTTCGATGGGCCCGTAGTAGCTCACGTCTCAATGGCTGATCCATTTTGTAATAGCTTAAGGAAATTGGCATTAGAGACTGCTAAGGAACTAAATATTAGGACGCATGAAAGTGGTACCTACATATGTATTGAAGGTCCTAGGTTTTCTACAAGGGCTGAGAGTAGGACATGGAGAGAAGTTTACAAGGCTGATATAATCGGCATGACGTTAGTACCAGAGGTTAATCTAGCTTGTGAAGCACAAATGTGTTATGCTACTATTGCCATGGTGACTGACTACGATGTTTTCGCTGAGATTCCAGTTACAGCAGAGGAGGTCACTAGAGTTATGGCAGAGAATACGGAAAAGGCTAAGAAACTTTTATATGCGTTAATTCAAAGGTTACCAGAAAAACCAGAAGAGGGGTCGTGTTCCTGTTGCAACAGTCTGAAGACAGCACTAGTATAA
- a CDS encoding NAD(P)/FAD-dependent oxidoreductase, with product MTRIAIVGAGPAGLSLAYFLKGNRKVDATIYESMEEPGLKPCAWGLITGIENIIPIPNETIISEIRGFRIYLDNKLVFDISTDNKLGYIIDKPLFLKRLSEEVNVEFNSKVVKKDDKYYVNDKPIDHDKVIFATGHYSVSKSMSIPAIQYITDYEIDKEVVEFYFYSGFLGYAWVFPDREGSKIGIGGYAEVPELKERLKQILKGRIKMFHGARVTDYGVIEDRLDGNYTGEALGTVYAITGEGIRPSIISSKILADSILNGKDFKKEFKKSKLYWSLKWHAKIIKMTKERDPTTVRLSKALLNNDPQLILKFAIGDFNRVDLIKIFGRSLI from the coding sequence ATGACGAGAATAGCAATAGTAGGCGCTGGTCCCGCAGGATTATCTCTAGCTTATTTTTTAAAAGGGAATAGAAAAGTTGATGCAACAATTTACGAGAGTATGGAAGAACCTGGACTTAAACCGTGCGCATGGGGCTTAATAACTGGAATAGAAAATATAATACCAATACCAAATGAAACTATAATTAGTGAGATAAGGGGTTTTAGAATATATCTTGATAATAAACTTGTTTTTGATATAAGCACAGATAACAAATTAGGATACATTATTGATAAACCTCTCTTCTTAAAAAGACTTTCAGAAGAAGTAAATGTAGAATTTAATTCAAAAGTTGTAAAAAAGGATGATAAATACTACGTAAATGATAAACCAATAGATCATGACAAGGTGATATTTGCAACTGGGCATTATAGTGTAAGTAAGTCTATGTCAATTCCCGCAATTCAGTACATTACCGACTACGAAATAGATAAGGAAGTAGTGGAATTCTATTTTTACTCTGGCTTTTTGGGTTATGCTTGGGTATTTCCAGATAGGGAAGGATCAAAAATTGGAATTGGAGGATATGCTGAGGTTCCAGAGCTAAAGGAAAGATTAAAACAAATCCTCAAGGGGAGAATTAAAATGTTTCATGGAGCTAGGGTTACCGATTACGGAGTGATAGAAGACAGATTAGACGGTAATTATACGGGTGAGGCGTTGGGTACAGTATATGCAATAACTGGAGAGGGAATAAGACCGTCGATTATTTCTTCAAAAATTTTAGCGGACTCCATATTAAATGGAAAAGATTTCAAAAAGGAATTTAAAAAGAGTAAGTTATATTGGTCGTTAAAATGGCATGCAAAAATTATAAAAATGACGAAAGAGAGAGATCCAACCACGGTAAGACTTTCGAAGGCGTTACTTAATAATGATCCCCAACTAATTTTAAAATTTGCAATAGGCGACTTTAATAGAGTTGATTTAATAAAGATCTTTGGGAGGTCTCTTATTTGA
- the prf1 gene encoding peptide chain release factor aRF-1 — MKALIKELKKWKAPATVLLSLYIPPGRPIPDVVNLLRQEYSIAQNIKLKRTRDAVLSAIGAAIDRLNKIPKIDGNGLVLFCGENFDTEDFKCFMFSPPDKVPLFFYRTDKEFHVEFLEDMVEDTVVYGLIIVERDEATIGLLKGTRIEILEEIEGFVPGKHMMGGQSQRRIDRIIDEMYHNFLKEVGEKVNAYFMPFIQTGKMKGILLGGPGYAKEDFYKEDYVDYRIKNLILQPLIDVSDQGEVGLREMIMRAEDLLKNQQYVEVEKLLEELKYHLAKDDGLIIYGKEQIKKAMEMGAVEAIVIHEDSSDKELEKLAQDAENYGVKVFVVGDEVPEAEWVKKTFNGVVGKLRYRLY, encoded by the coding sequence TTGAAGGCACTAATTAAGGAATTGAAGAAATGGAAAGCGCCAGCTACTGTTCTTCTGTCTTTATATATACCACCCGGTAGACCAATTCCAGATGTGGTTAATCTACTTAGGCAAGAGTACTCCATAGCTCAGAATATAAAGCTCAAGAGGACTAGAGATGCAGTACTTTCCGCGATAGGTGCGGCAATAGATAGGCTGAACAAGATACCGAAGATAGATGGTAATGGTTTAGTATTGTTTTGTGGTGAAAATTTCGATACTGAGGATTTCAAATGTTTTATGTTTTCTCCTCCTGATAAAGTTCCATTATTCTTCTATAGAACTGACAAGGAGTTTCATGTGGAATTTTTGGAGGATATGGTGGAGGATACTGTAGTATATGGTCTTATAATTGTGGAGAGGGATGAGGCCACTATAGGTTTACTTAAGGGAACTAGAATAGAAATTTTAGAGGAAATTGAAGGTTTTGTGCCAGGGAAGCATATGATGGGAGGACAGTCTCAGAGGAGAATTGACAGAATAATAGACGAAATGTATCATAATTTCTTAAAAGAGGTTGGTGAGAAAGTCAATGCGTATTTTATGCCTTTTATTCAGACGGGCAAGATGAAAGGTATATTATTAGGTGGTCCAGGATATGCTAAGGAGGATTTCTATAAGGAAGATTATGTTGACTATAGGATAAAGAATTTAATTTTACAACCCTTAATTGACGTTTCTGATCAAGGTGAGGTTGGATTAAGGGAAATGATAATGAGGGCTGAGGATTTATTAAAGAATCAACAATACGTTGAGGTGGAGAAATTACTAGAGGAATTAAAATACCATTTGGCTAAGGATGATGGATTAATAATATATGGAAAGGAGCAAATTAAAAAAGCTATGGAAATGGGAGCAGTAGAGGCTATAGTAATTCATGAGGACTCTAGTGATAAAGAGTTAGAGAAATTAGCTCAAGATGCGGAAAATTATGGCGTTAAGGTTTTTGTGGTTGGTGATGAAGTACCAGAGGCTGAATGGGTTAAAAAAACGTTTAATGGTGTAGTGGGTAAGTTAAGGTATAGGCTATATTAA
- a CDS encoding DUF5751 family protein, producing the protein MQLENKPIVVISSTNAEEIPNFIRAMFKDCKLNGSKKLIINFISSISYPEFIQNAREALLDNIDLGAYIYIWKPEEVDQMMKKILENRQDMKGIIIYCDDNNKHKIEKILHKVPNSIKANIIKDYCK; encoded by the coding sequence ATGCAACTTGAAAATAAGCCAATTGTAGTGATCTCTTCAACCAACGCTGAGGAAATACCGAATTTCATTAGGGCGATGTTTAAGGATTGCAAGTTAAATGGGAGTAAGAAATTAATAATAAATTTCATTTCATCAATTTCTTACCCAGAGTTTATACAAAATGCCAGGGAGGCCCTTTTAGATAATATAGATTTAGGTGCGTATATTTACATTTGGAAACCCGAAGAGGTTGACCAAATGATGAAAAAGATCTTGGAAAATCGTCAAGATATGAAAGGTATAATAATATATTGTGATGATAATAATAAACATAAGATCGAAAAAATACTTCATAAGGTTCCTAATTCGATAAAGGCAAATATTATAAAGGATTATTGTAAATAA